Proteins found in one Leptospira neocaledonica genomic segment:
- a CDS encoding DEAD/DEAH box helicase, which translates to MDSTLQLSLDFESDSSSGFRGDSCYLKDEPELGIGRIESSDSGKFQIYFPSSDTRKTVSENSGRLKIIGSYPTAFTESFADPELLDLSLQAFELKLTHAYDKLSALSNSRTRLLPHQIESTFVVVNSLRPRFILADEVGLGKTIEAALVMKELIFRRGYKKVLVVAPSPLLVQWKQELKNKFNEDFEIVKRKNFLATGEKNWKNFKHVITSVDFIKNPKYAEEILKTKWDIVVFDEAHRLRRDYHKVTRAYLFAEKIAKKCECLLLLTATPFRGKLEELYYLVHLVDPNLLGPYHTFINDYVLGNKNGLKEKISKVLLRRRKVEVGGFTKRFAKTVKIELSDIERQFYNETTEYVRREYNLAMRTQNRAIGFVMIVFQKLLDSSVFALLSALSKRKFMLENRLHRLQAVGNKLEEWDLDETEGVEDFVSDLDESAPSDLANLRRELLSLNRLILLGKKIKEDRKSQKLKETIAKLKKEGHPKFIIFTQFRSTQDFLASTLSEYKVTLFHGSLSADAKEDAISEFRKTSEILICTEAGGEGRNLQFANVLFNYDLPWSPLKIEQRIGRIHRFGQKDNVFIFNFASKDTVAERILEVLSNKIRLFEESIGGSDELLGAIEDELDFHSSFMRFVTGNKKLREVEEEIDQRIRIAKKGFEKLGSLVTPKLLDFNLEDYYKTTLQERSFTNQHLETFFVRYAKKYSDRLNFKLKTLKPQVYELDGVNYKGKKATFNSELALADDGLEFLAFGHPLVEEAVQSFLKDRSGWKIGFYRTTGNFLYFIFIVEFKFSLDRKELFVVEVNRRSGNSKVLENLPETVRENRFSSSETELPGDTEKYFVIACETLELTLEDRKKELYEQTKDLFQKEEYKIRNSNQNTLRQLEEKLMRQEAAFKWEGRPEKKSAMNRTKNEIQKVKEDFEVELRKVKVGKEIHHRFELFQAYLPGSD; encoded by the coding sequence TTGGACTCTACTTTGCAGCTCAGTCTAGATTTCGAATCTGATTCTTCCAGCGGATTCAGGGGGGATTCCTGTTATCTCAAGGATGAACCCGAATTAGGAATTGGAAGAATAGAAAGTTCCGACTCCGGAAAATTCCAGATCTATTTTCCATCTTCAGATACTCGAAAAACAGTCTCTGAAAATTCAGGCAGACTTAAAATTATAGGCTCTTATCCGACTGCATTTACCGAATCTTTTGCGGATCCGGAATTATTGGATTTAAGCTTACAAGCATTCGAATTAAAACTCACTCACGCTTACGACAAACTTTCGGCATTATCCAACTCCAGAACAAGATTACTCCCTCACCAGATAGAATCTACTTTCGTGGTGGTAAATTCTCTCCGACCCAGATTCATTTTGGCCGACGAGGTGGGATTGGGCAAAACGATAGAAGCGGCTTTAGTCATGAAGGAGCTGATCTTTCGTAGAGGATACAAAAAGGTTTTGGTCGTTGCTCCTTCTCCGCTTCTTGTCCAATGGAAACAGGAATTAAAAAACAAATTTAACGAAGACTTTGAGATCGTTAAAAGAAAGAATTTTTTAGCTACTGGTGAGAAGAACTGGAAGAATTTCAAACATGTAATCACTTCCGTAGACTTTATTAAAAATCCAAAATACGCCGAAGAGATCCTAAAAACAAAATGGGATATCGTAGTCTTCGACGAGGCACATCGTTTAAGAAGGGATTATCATAAGGTTACTAGAGCTTATTTATTCGCGGAGAAGATCGCCAAAAAATGTGAATGTTTGCTTCTTCTTACAGCAACACCTTTTAGAGGAAAATTAGAAGAGTTATATTATCTGGTCCACTTAGTGGATCCGAATTTGCTCGGACCATATCATACTTTTATAAACGATTATGTTCTCGGAAATAAAAACGGACTAAAGGAAAAGATCTCTAAAGTCCTTTTAAGAAGAAGAAAGGTAGAGGTCGGCGGATTCACCAAACGATTTGCCAAAACCGTTAAAATAGAATTATCCGATATAGAAAGACAATTCTATAACGAGACCACCGAGTATGTTCGTAGAGAATATAATCTCGCAATGAGAACCCAAAACAGGGCCATCGGATTTGTGATGATCGTATTCCAGAAATTACTGGATTCTTCCGTATTCGCACTTCTTTCTGCATTATCCAAACGTAAGTTTATGTTGGAGAATAGACTCCATCGTTTGCAGGCAGTGGGTAATAAATTAGAAGAATGGGATCTGGACGAAACAGAAGGTGTAGAAGACTTCGTTTCAGATCTGGATGAATCTGCTCCTTCCGATCTTGCAAATCTCAGAAGAGAATTATTGTCCTTAAATAGATTAATTCTTTTGGGCAAAAAGATCAAAGAAGATCGAAAGAGCCAGAAACTGAAAGAGACAATTGCAAAGCTCAAAAAAGAAGGGCATCCTAAATTTATAATATTTACTCAGTTTAGAAGCACACAGGATTTCTTAGCTTCTACTCTATCCGAATACAAAGTCACATTATTTCATGGATCTTTAAGTGCGGATGCAAAAGAAGATGCAATCTCCGAATTCAGAAAAACTTCCGAAATTTTGATCTGCACCGAAGCAGGCGGAGAAGGTCGTAATCTTCAGTTTGCAAACGTTCTTTTTAATTATGATCTACCTTGGAGTCCTCTAAAAATCGAACAAAGGATCGGAAGGATCCATAGATTCGGGCAAAAGGATAATGTATTTATTTTTAATTTCGCCTCTAAAGACACAGTTGCTGAGAGGATTTTAGAAGTTCTATCCAACAAGATCAGACTTTTCGAAGAATCTATCGGAGGTTCCGACGAGTTACTTGGAGCAATCGAAGACGAATTGGATTTTCATTCTAGCTTCATGAGATTCGTCACAGGTAACAAGAAGTTAAGAGAAGTAGAAGAGGAGATAGACCAAAGGATCAGGATCGCCAAAAAAGGTTTCGAAAAACTCGGATCTTTGGTTACTCCTAAATTATTGGATTTTAATTTAGAAGATTATTATAAAACTACTCTGCAAGAAAGATCTTTTACCAATCAACATTTGGAGACTTTTTTCGTTAGATACGCTAAGAAGTATTCAGATCGATTGAACTTCAAGCTCAAGACCTTGAAACCTCAGGTGTATGAGTTGGATGGAGTAAATTATAAAGGGAAGAAAGCCACATTCAATTCCGAACTTGCACTTGCAGATGATGGATTGGAATTTTTGGCATTCGGTCACCCCTTGGTCGAAGAAGCGGTCCAATCTTTTCTAAAAGACAGATCAGGCTGGAAGATCGGATTTTATAGAACGACCGGTAATTTCTTATACTTCATATTTATAGTAGAATTCAAATTTTCTTTAGATAGAAAAGAATTATTCGTGGTAGAAGTGAACCGACGGAGCGGAAATTCCAAGGTATTAGAAAACCTTCCCGAAACAGTGAGAGAGAACCGATTCAGTTCTTCCGAAACGGAATTGCCGGGTGATACCGAAAAATATTTCGTGATCGCTTGTGAGACCTTGGAACTTACCTTAGAAGATAGAAAAAAGGAATTATACGAACAAACCAAAGATCTTTTCCAAAAAGAAGAATACAAGATTCGGAACAGCAATCAAAACACTCTACGCCAACTAGAAGAGAAACTGATGAGACAAGAGGCCGCTTTCAAATGGGAAGGAAGGCCTGAAAAAAAATCGGCAATGAATCGAACTAAAAACGAAATCCAAAAAGTAAAAGAGGATTTTGAAGTTGAGTTAAGAAAGGTAAAGGTAGGAAAAGAGATCCACCATCGTTTTGAACTTTTCCAAGCCTATCTTCCTGGCTCGGATTGA
- a CDS encoding 7-carboxy-7-deazaguanine synthase QueE — MKSVVHEIYLSVSGEGISTGLPTIFVRFAGCSLRCGMDGNRKLWCDTPYALSPNAGKHMELEDVISEIGSISSSPTQILLTGGEPLENSNRIFSQTLAEKLKQSRQVSGLYTRVRVETNGAEPISGLENMVFTLDYKLPGSGMENKMILDNLKFVRDRNDNLDEIKFVIRDRKDFDRTLEVINDFKLKGNLLASPVFGELAPEILIDWIKENNRTDLRLSLQTHKYIWGEKRGV; from the coding sequence ATGAAATCCGTCGTTCATGAAATTTATCTCTCTGTTTCTGGAGAAGGAATTTCAACAGGTTTGCCTACAATTTTTGTCCGGTTCGCGGGATGTTCTCTAAGATGCGGAATGGACGGAAATCGCAAACTATGGTGCGACACTCCGTACGCTCTTTCTCCGAATGCGGGGAAACATATGGAGTTAGAAGATGTGATCTCTGAGATAGGATCGATTTCTTCTTCTCCTACACAAATACTTCTGACGGGCGGAGAACCATTAGAAAATTCGAATAGGATTTTCAGCCAAACATTGGCGGAAAAATTGAAACAGTCCAGACAAGTTTCGGGGCTTTATACGAGGGTGAGGGTGGAGACAAACGGTGCGGAACCGATCTCCGGTTTGGAAAATATGGTCTTTACTCTGGATTACAAACTTCCCGGCTCAGGAATGGAAAACAAAATGATCTTGGATAATTTGAAATTTGTCCGGGATAGAAACGATAATTTGGATGAGATCAAATTCGTAATTAGAGATAGAAAGGATTTCGATAGAACTTTGGAAGTGATAAACGATTTTAAATTAAAGGGAAATCTTTTGGCTTCTCCCGTATTCGGAGAGCTAGCTCCCGAAATCCTTATAGATTGGATTAAAGAAAATAATAGAACGGATCTGCGCCTTTCTTTGCAGACCCATAAATATATCTGGGGAGAAAAAAGGGGAGTTTGA
- a CDS encoding response regulator: protein MKFSFLEKIKEKSQFLQWKVLIGFFSLTLLLIIASLISLYGMIELKDSGVLIEHTFTVIEEIDQCKSITREIGIAQAYTEVAASENTRSLFSNLKSEIKILQNLTKDNQIQQVRILGISNLIATTEKQPGSFESKKGIILIEIAELLNNMQEEELRLLNSRNATNSLRGTRVAYSLLTLVIVSFLVVGYGSYAVQKDIKEKRRITDRLIESESRLLSILDNLPSAFCMMDLEGRALFHNQVFANRFLENKNKRQDMGLENLFGEEKAQFISTIISKSLEKQGPLDFELDLVVSDEEKTFYCVIVPLVDLEGEVYSVCGLFTDISVRKNYEHDLKKAKEEAEKANRAKSEFLAMMSHEIRTPMNGVVGMTELLIDSNLNTEQKEYAEIIQKSGESLLNIINDILDYSKIESGTLSLEIKEFSVIETIEEVLDLFRSRAAQKQIDLVYYLDPNVPDRILCDSLRLKQIFINLIGNALKFTEQGEIFLSAEVSKLEGNLYTILFAIRDTGIGIPAEKQKELFQPFYQVDTTSTRRYGGTGLGLSISSRLIEMMGGVIWVESELNIGTTFSFYIQVEGNNQAKVKEKSANSELENKKVLIVDDNPTNLRILAYQLQILGLITFSAKSKEEAMNLLDLDIMPDLGILDYNLPGNTGIEIAREIRKKNFHFPLVLLSSSFLEPKDKEIALELFAGELSKPVKKKDIERIVTEILAEGGSKAKANTRSSYLASQKDILSSQFPFKIMVAEDNEINQTLAKRIIQKLGYEPFIVPNGKEALIALRERKINLIFMDVHMPEMDGLQTTQVIRNTWPTESQPYIIAMTAAAMQGDRDLCIRAGMNDYISKPIVFEELVHVMRKAGNALFPKSKA from the coding sequence ATGAAATTTTCCTTTTTAGAAAAAATCAAAGAAAAATCCCAATTCTTGCAATGGAAAGTACTGATCGGTTTTTTCTCCCTTACCTTATTATTGATCATCGCAAGTTTGATCAGTTTGTATGGAATGATAGAGCTGAAGGACTCTGGAGTTTTAATAGAGCATACATTTACTGTCATCGAAGAAATAGACCAATGTAAGAGTATCACTAGAGAGATTGGGATTGCACAAGCTTATACAGAAGTCGCAGCGTCAGAGAATACTAGGTCTTTGTTCTCCAATTTAAAGAGTGAAATTAAGATCCTCCAGAATCTTACCAAAGACAATCAGATCCAACAAGTAAGAATCCTTGGAATTTCCAACTTGATCGCAACTACCGAGAAACAACCTGGCTCTTTCGAATCCAAAAAAGGAATCATACTGATAGAAATCGCGGAACTTCTGAACAATATGCAGGAAGAAGAATTGAGACTTCTGAATAGCAGAAATGCTACCAATTCTTTAAGAGGAACGAGAGTCGCTTATTCTCTGCTTACATTAGTCATAGTTTCTTTTCTAGTGGTAGGTTATGGCTCCTATGCGGTTCAAAAAGATATCAAAGAGAAGAGAAGGATCACAGATAGATTGATCGAAAGTGAGTCCAGGCTTCTTTCCATTTTGGATAATCTTCCTTCCGCATTTTGTATGATGGATTTAGAAGGAAGAGCTCTATTCCATAACCAAGTATTCGCAAACCGGTTCTTAGAAAATAAAAACAAAAGACAAGATATGGGCCTTGAAAATCTTTTTGGAGAGGAGAAGGCTCAGTTTATTTCTACCATTATCTCAAAATCCTTGGAAAAACAAGGTCCCTTGGATTTCGAACTAGACTTAGTCGTTTCCGACGAAGAAAAAACATTCTACTGTGTGATCGTTCCCTTGGTGGACTTAGAGGGAGAAGTTTATTCAGTTTGCGGATTATTCACAGATATTTCCGTACGTAAAAACTACGAGCACGATCTTAAAAAAGCAAAAGAAGAAGCTGAAAAGGCCAACCGCGCAAAATCGGAATTTTTGGCGATGATGAGTCATGAGATCAGAACTCCTATGAACGGAGTGGTCGGCATGACGGAACTTCTGATCGATTCCAACCTGAATACGGAACAAAAAGAATATGCAGAGATCATCCAAAAAAGTGGAGAAAGCCTTTTAAATATCATTAACGATATTTTGGATTATTCTAAAATCGAATCCGGGACTTTGTCTCTGGAGATCAAAGAATTTTCAGTCATTGAAACGATTGAAGAAGTTTTGGATCTGTTCCGGTCCCGGGCCGCCCAAAAACAGATCGATCTAGTCTATTATCTAGATCCGAACGTTCCCGATCGGATTTTATGCGATAGCTTACGATTAAAACAGATCTTTATCAATCTCATAGGGAATGCATTAAAATTCACTGAACAAGGCGAGATCTTTTTATCTGCAGAAGTTTCTAAATTAGAAGGAAATCTTTATACAATCCTCTTTGCAATCAGAGATACTGGGATCGGAATTCCTGCTGAAAAACAAAAAGAATTATTCCAACCATTCTACCAAGTGGACACAACCTCCACCAGAAGATATGGGGGAACAGGGCTTGGACTTTCTATCTCTTCTCGTTTGATAGAAATGATGGGCGGAGTGATCTGGGTAGAAAGTGAACTGAATATCGGTACAACCTTCTCCTTTTATATTCAGGTAGAAGGAAACAACCAAGCCAAGGTCAAAGAAAAATCGGCGAACTCAGAATTAGAAAATAAAAAAGTACTCATAGTAGATGATAATCCAACAAACCTCAGGATACTCGCATATCAGTTGCAAATCCTTGGACTCATAACCTTCTCCGCTAAATCAAAAGAAGAAGCAATGAACCTGCTCGATCTGGACATCATGCCTGATCTGGGAATTTTAGATTATAATCTTCCAGGAAACACAGGGATAGAGATAGCTCGAGAAATCCGTAAAAAAAATTTCCATTTTCCATTGGTGCTTCTATCTTCTTCCTTCCTGGAGCCTAAAGACAAAGAAATCGCACTCGAATTATTCGCGGGAGAATTGAGTAAACCGGTTAAGAAAAAAGATATAGAACGGATCGTTACCGAAATTTTAGCGGAGGGCGGAAGTAAAGCAAAGGCGAATACAAGATCTTCTTATCTTGCCAGCCAAAAAGATATACTAAGTTCTCAATTTCCCTTTAAGATCATGGTAGCAGAGGACAACGAGATCAATCAAACTCTTGCAAAGAGGATTATCCAAAAATTGGGATACGAACCGTTCATTGTTCCGAATGGAAAAGAAGCTTTGATCGCTTTGAGAGAAAGGAAAATTAATCTAATCTTTATGGACGTTCATATGCCTGAAATGGATGGACTCCAGACAACTCAGGTTATCCGAAACACTTGGCCTACCGAATCTCAACCTTATATCATTGCCATGACTGCGGCTGCAATGCAGGGCGACAGGGACCTTTGTATTCGAGCTGGGATGAACGATTATATTTCCAAGCCTATCGTATTCGAAGAACTGGTCCACGTGATGAGAAAGGCAGGGAATGCTCTCTTTCCTAAATCTAAGGCTTAG
- a CDS encoding formylglycine-generating enzyme family protein has translation MSRTRVIIFISFCFLFLFSETGTSQEEKETTSSDTRKTILWTGEVLSVYRNKGKAKIKIGRNSYFSERSEEEIKGILSEKQNLPLFRKPKMEEIGTFQLENIEVEFGKVGKLTKPVSIELRGSFSVSEGKPARLISVGLLIGAYGEETFYQDPSRFDATDVVRNRLAKNILHPKDGKEMVLVHTGYESNGRILYEHMGYFLYGQGSDPGDDSYNPKFGVPDRSSLEEISSFYIDKYEVTNKEYNKFLKETGTLPPPHWENGIFPKGKEYHPVTNLTYREAEAYSKWAGKKIPNEWQWEKAARGTGLVWRLLKDESYEFISQPQDYPFGNEFDSALCNTRESGSKGTISVYELPSKGQSPYGAIGMCGNVAEWTSSPYIPYPGHRPNTGRFGKHLKVIRGGSYSGTKEEAKVYARDFGGIPNLLNDRKAGLRLITEVKN, from the coding sequence ATGTCCAGGACCAGAGTTATTATATTCATATCATTTTGTTTTCTTTTCTTATTTTCGGAAACCGGGACAAGCCAGGAAGAAAAGGAGACCACATCTTCCGATACCAGAAAGACAATACTTTGGACTGGGGAAGTACTTTCCGTTTATAGAAATAAAGGAAAGGCAAAGATCAAAATAGGTAGGAATTCCTATTTTTCGGAACGTTCGGAAGAAGAGATCAAAGGAATCCTTAGCGAAAAACAGAATCTACCTTTATTCAGAAAACCTAAAATGGAAGAGATAGGCACCTTCCAATTAGAGAATATAGAAGTAGAGTTCGGAAAAGTGGGAAAACTCACCAAACCTGTTTCCATAGAGCTCAGAGGAAGTTTTTCCGTGTCGGAAGGTAAACCAGCTAGATTGATCAGCGTAGGACTTTTAATCGGCGCCTACGGAGAAGAAACATTCTACCAAGATCCTTCCAGATTTGATGCCACAGATGTAGTCAGAAATCGTTTAGCTAAAAATATTCTTCATCCAAAAGACGGAAAAGAAATGGTGCTCGTTCACACCGGTTATGAATCCAATGGGCGGATCTTGTACGAGCATATGGGATACTTCCTATATGGACAAGGTTCCGATCCTGGAGACGATAGTTATAACCCTAAATTCGGAGTTCCTGATAGAAGCAGCCTGGAAGAAATTTCTTCCTTCTACATAGATAAGTACGAAGTCACCAATAAAGAATATAATAAATTCCTAAAGGAGACAGGCACACTTCCTCCTCCTCATTGGGAAAACGGAATTTTTCCGAAAGGAAAAGAATATCATCCGGTAACCAATCTGACTTATAGAGAAGCAGAAGCATATTCCAAATGGGCCGGAAAAAAGATCCCGAACGAATGGCAATGGGAAAAGGCCGCCAGAGGAACAGGACTTGTTTGGAGATTATTGAAGGATGAAAGTTACGAATTTATCTCCCAACCGCAAGACTATCCTTTCGGAAATGAATTCGATTCAGCACTTTGTAATACAAGAGAAAGCGGAAGCAAAGGAACAATTTCCGTTTATGAACTTCCTTCCAAAGGCCAAAGCCCATACGGCGCGATCGGAATGTGTGGCAACGTAGCAGAATGGACAAGTTCTCCTTATATCCCTTATCCAGGACATAGACCGAACACAGGAAGATTCGGAAAACATCTGAAAGTGATCCGAGGCGGTTCCTATTCAGGCACCAAAGAAGAAGCAAAAGTTTACGCCAGAGACTTTGGAGGGATTCCGAATTTATTGAACGATAGAAAAGCGGGTCTCAGGTTGATCACAGAAGTTAAAAACTAA
- a CDS encoding SDR family oxidoreductase, translating into MGLFFQDKVFLVTGASSGIGRALAIELEKEGAYVGVIARRKEALKDLKLSASNPDKIFVLQADVMSESELKKVVEEFRKKFKRVDGFIHNAGISMRGTAAETDLKIFRAIMDTNYFPLVLLYRLLESDLRQSEGHVIAVSSIQGKYATQLRSGYAASKHAMQGFMDSIRLENLKTGIHVMSVCPGFVKTEISVKALEGDGTPHGIMDEGQKNGLDPEVVARKILKGIEKRKREIIPSKLKEKFGYFLSRISPKTLDKILVRVRIS; encoded by the coding sequence ATGGGGTTATTTTTTCAGGATAAGGTTTTTTTAGTTACCGGCGCAAGTTCTGGGATTGGTAGAGCTTTGGCCATTGAATTGGAAAAGGAAGGGGCCTATGTGGGAGTGATTGCTCGCAGAAAAGAGGCTTTAAAAGATCTAAAACTTTCCGCTTCCAATCCGGATAAAATATTTGTTCTGCAAGCGGATGTGATGTCCGAGTCCGAATTAAAAAAAGTAGTCGAAGAATTTCGGAAAAAATTCAAACGGGTCGATGGCTTTATTCATAATGCCGGAATTTCTATGAGAGGAACTGCCGCAGAAACGGATCTGAAAATTTTCAGAGCGATTATGGACACGAATTATTTTCCTCTGGTCTTACTGTATCGTTTATTGGAATCTGATCTTCGCCAAAGTGAAGGGCATGTGATTGCAGTCTCTTCCATACAAGGGAAATATGCTACTCAATTAAGATCCGGATATGCAGCAAGCAAACACGCGATGCAAGGATTTATGGACAGTATCCGTTTAGAAAATTTGAAAACAGGGATCCATGTGATGAGTGTTTGTCCCGGCTTTGTAAAAACGGAAATTTCAGTAAAGGCATTAGAAGGAGATGGAACTCCTCACGGGATTATGGATGAAGGCCAGAAAAACGGATTAGATCCCGAGGTTGTGGCGAGAAAAATCTTAAAAGGAATTGAGAAAAGAAAACGAGAGATCATTCCATCCAAGTTGAAGGAGAAATTCGGTTATTTTCTAAGTAGAATCTCTCCTAAAACTTTGGATAAAATTTTAGTAAGAGTTAGGATCTCTTAA
- a CDS encoding DUF2889 domain-containing protein — MALSQLKQKIRYKDCGFQRRYESRYYWFPEESPPSCLIEVSQRDPYHDMTLYMLVNLATMKIIDLDVEEDRVPYETCPHAIKTYSYLIGEDISYNKIMRKFPEDKTIGCLHINELLQNAAQSFSSAYAFFLKERNFPPEWDEYRMYQGDLDPKSRREIGRHWWMKDKGVRNSCYSFSDRHETPELKQQVKPLDSITSLMVKEFRSARGDR; from the coding sequence ATGGCACTTTCCCAATTAAAACAAAAGATCAGATACAAAGACTGCGGCTTCCAGCGCAGGTACGAAAGTAGATATTATTGGTTTCCCGAAGAAAGTCCTCCAAGCTGCTTGATAGAAGTCAGCCAAAGAGATCCATATCATGACATGACTTTGTACATGTTGGTGAATTTAGCTACGATGAAAATTATCGATCTCGATGTTGAGGAAGATCGAGTTCCTTACGAAACCTGCCCTCATGCGATCAAAACTTATTCATATCTTATTGGAGAAGATATATCTTATAATAAAATTATGAGAAAATTCCCCGAGGATAAAACGATAGGTTGCCTTCATATAAACGAACTCCTACAAAACGCTGCCCAAAGTTTTTCTTCTGCATACGCTTTCTTCTTAAAGGAAAGAAATTTTCCACCTGAATGGGATGAATACAGAATGTACCAAGGTGACTTGGATCCAAAATCCAGAAGAGAGATCGGACGGCATTGGTGGATGAAAGACAAAGGTGTCCGAAATTCCTGTTATAGTTTCTCAGATAGACATGAAACTCCCGAATTGAAGCAGCAAGTGAAACCTCTTGACAGTATTACTTCTTTGATGGTAAAAGAATTTCGAAGTGCCAGAGGCGATCGTTAA
- a CDS encoding M23 family metallopeptidase, whose amino-acid sequence MMIRSFTIFILSIWYCPIFADITQNCDKKNICSSIETENNETSVYLQAKNLIPGTHITVYTSIEGSNIETEPQSPISFVLNDSEKKKVLTFKKKENTDAPISVAVLAVAYYGDLSAKHDETYVYTLPYEGKSWISVGYNSGEEHKGGGAYSLDFVLPEGTSLLAARDGIVVETEDKFTEGRRDPKLIDKANRIVIEHSDGTVAIYGHLKSKGVFVKPGEKVIAGQKIGLSGDTGFSTGPHLHFEVYKPEENRKKKSFATIFKTESEEKEYLSEENAYWTPDGKTPPGFPITNLEELCISHSIPDPEKPITCPDKIQTKRKFYLSIPIYKSGPYTFKAEFISLKTKKVSFTFQEKIPGGINFVAWEISPVLNAGKYKIKFYLEEKAIGERSLQILP is encoded by the coding sequence ATGATGATCCGAAGTTTTACGATATTTATTTTATCCATTTGGTACTGCCCGATTTTTGCAGATATCACCCAAAACTGTGATAAAAAAAATATCTGTTCTTCAATAGAAACGGAGAACAACGAAACCTCAGTTTATCTCCAAGCCAAAAATCTAATCCCTGGAACTCATATCACAGTTTATACTTCAATCGAAGGTTCTAATATAGAAACAGAACCCCAAAGCCCGATCTCTTTTGTATTAAACGATTCAGAAAAGAAGAAGGTACTGACGTTCAAAAAGAAAGAGAATACGGATGCTCCCATTTCGGTAGCAGTATTGGCAGTTGCCTATTACGGGGACTTATCCGCAAAACATGACGAAACTTATGTATATACTCTTCCTTACGAAGGCAAATCTTGGATCTCAGTAGGTTATAATAGCGGAGAAGAACATAAAGGTGGAGGAGCCTATTCACTAGACTTCGTCCTCCCGGAAGGAACTTCACTTTTAGCAGCAAGAGATGGAATCGTAGTAGAAACAGAAGACAAATTTACAGAAGGAAGAAGGGACCCTAAACTTATAGATAAAGCAAATCGAATCGTGATAGAACATTCGGATGGAACAGTCGCAATCTATGGACATCTAAAATCCAAAGGTGTATTCGTAAAACCAGGGGAGAAGGTAATAGCAGGGCAAAAAATCGGACTCTCCGGAGACACTGGATTCAGCACCGGACCTCATCTTCACTTCGAAGTTTATAAACCGGAAGAGAACCGTAAGAAAAAAAGTTTTGCGACGATTTTCAAAACAGAATCCGAAGAAAAAGAATATTTAAGCGAGGAGAATGCTTACTGGACTCCGGACGGAAAAACTCCTCCCGGATTTCCGATTACCAATTTAGAAGAATTGTGTATCAGCCATTCCATTCCGGATCCTGAAAAGCCAATAACTTGTCCCGATAAGATCCAAACAAAAAGGAAATTTTATCTTTCTATCCCGATCTATAAATCCGGGCCTTATACTTTTAAGGCAGAATTCATTTCTTTAAAAACCAAAAAGGTAAGTTTTACCTTTCAGGAAAAAATCCCGGGCGGAATCAATTTCGTGGCATGGGAAATATCGCCCGTCTTGAACGCTGGAAAGTATAAGATCAAATTTTATCTAGAAGAAAAAGCAATCGGAGAAAGATCCTTACAAATCCTTCCTTGA